In Limanda limanda chromosome 23, fLimLim1.1, whole genome shotgun sequence, a genomic segment contains:
- the cldn10a gene encoding claudin-10a produces MGNMVTEIVAFLLTISGWILVSSTLPTDYWKVSSVDGTVITTATFWSNLWKTCVTDSTGVSNCKDFPSMLALDAYIQVCRGLMIAAVCLGFFGAILALVGMKCTKIGGSETTKARLTVLSGFHFILGGLCSMTACSIYAHRVTSDFFDPFFVAQKFELGAALFIGWAGSVLCILGGLVFCLSLSEGFNMRAEYSYRGPVSPATARDKCSKTASGPTASGLHPETVEPSRQFGRNAYV; encoded by the exons ATGGGCAACATGGTAACAGAGATCGTTGCCTTCCTCCTGACCATCTCTGGATGGATCCTGGTGTCGTCCACCCTGCCGACAGACTACTGGAAGGTGTCCTCCGTGGATGGGACGGTTATTACCACAGCCACCTTCTGGTCCAACCTCTGGAAAACCTGCGTCACTGATTCCACTGGCGTGTCAAACTGCAAAGACTTTCCTTCAATGCTGGCTCTGGATG CCTATATCCAGGTGTGCCGGGGCCTGATGATCGCAGCCGTGTGTCTGGGTTTCTTTGGCGCCATCCTCGCTCTCGTGGGAATGAAGTGCACGAAAATCGGGGGCTCAGAGACGACCAAAGCTCGTCTGACCGTCCTATCGGGCTTCCACTTCATCCTCGGCG GCCTGTGCAGCATGACGGCATGCTCCATATACGCTCACAGGGTCACAAGCGACTTCTTTGATCCCTTCTTTGTGGCTCAGAA GTTTGAGCTCGGGGCAGCTCTCTTCATCGGCTGGGCCGGATCCGTGCTGTGCATCCTGGGAGGACTTGTGTTCTGCCTCTCGCTGTCTGAAGGATTCAATATGAG AGCTGAATATTCCTACAGAGGACCAGTATCACCGGCCACAGCGCGCGACAAGTGCAGCAAAACAGCCAGCGGCCCGACAGCCAGCGGCCTGCACCCGGAAACAGTGGAGCCTTCCAGGCAGTTTGGAAGAAACGCCTATGTGTGA
- the cldn10e gene encoding claudin-10, translating to MQTRVVQIWGFLLTVLGWIFVACTMAMEGWKITSIGGMGGSSIIKVAWYWSSLWRSCFTDSTAVSNCYDYPVLWSVEGHIQIVRGLLMAALSLGMLGFVLSLLGMECTFIGGKDRSKHKKIFAGGCCHIVGGSLSVCGYAVYAQYVSVEYFNPNFDGLKYDLGTPLFLGWVGSAFHMTGGFFYLWSVCTPLCGGNHTVINIQPIADPEQNKSTTALSSVSEVTSKTKVSSVFELSSRSERSDVSAISSRSERTSTSTRSAKSGKSTKTRRSIKSAGSGSGSGSGAGSESGLSLMSSIPTLSESSSSSSRTVSSSSARSETTPFNRNSFI from the exons ATGCAGACCCGTGTGGTCCAGATCTGGGGTTTCCTGCTGACGGTGCTGGGCTGGATCTTTGTGGCGTGCACGATGGCCATGGAGGGCTGGAAGATCACCTCCATCGGGGGCATGGGGGGCTCCTCCATCATCAAGGTGGCCTGGTACTGGTCCAGCCTGTGGAGATCGTGTTTCACCGACTCCACTGCCGTCAGTAACTGTTACGACTACCCGGTGCTGTGGTCTGTGGAGG GTCACATCCAGATCGTGAGGGGCCTGCTGATGGCGGCGCTCAGCCTGGGGATGCTGGGCTTCGTGCTCAGTCTGCTGGGGATGGAGTGCACCTTCATCGGAGGAAAAGACCGTTCCAAGCACAAGAAGATCTTCGCTGGAGGGTGCTGCCACATCGTCGGAG gttctctgtctgtctgcggcTACGCTGTTTACGCTCAGTATGTTTCCGTCGAATACTTCAACCCAAACTTTGATGGACTGAA GTACGACCTGGGCACTCCTCTGTTCCTGGGCTGGGTCGGCTCAGCTTTCCACATGACCGGAGGCTTTTTCTATCTGTGGTCTGTGTGCACGCCGCTCTGTGGAGGAAATCACAC gGTGATCAACATTCAGCCAATAGCTGATCCAGAACAAAACAAGTCCACCACGGCTCTGTCTTCAGTGTCAGAGGTCACGTCTAAGACCAAAGTGTCGTCCGTCTTTGAGCTGTCGTCCAGGTCCGAGCGCTCAGACGTGTCGGCCATCTCCTCAAGATCGGAGCGCACGTCCACATCTACACGCTCAGCCAAGTCAGGAAAGTCAACGAAGACAAGGCGAAGTATAAAGTCtgcagggtcagggtcagggtcggGGTCGGGGGCAGGGTCAGAGTCCGGCCTCTCGTTGATGTCCAGCATTCCGACTTTGTCCGagtcgagcagcagcagcagccggacgGTCTCGTCCAGCAGCGCGAGGAGCGAGACGACGCCGTTCAACAGAAACTCTTTTATCTGA
- the LOC132996870 gene encoding claudin-10-like, which produces MTYRTVVMYLEIGCFVSCLCGWILVCSTLPTEYWTFSEVGSIVLTTSNYYSNLWKDCISDTTGVSDCKDYPSMLGLPGFLHACRALAVCSVITGFFGGVLTLVGMKCTKIGGSEIANARVTFAGGITYLVSGCCGMITYSWWANKVIREYLDPHFRAQKFELGAAIFIGWGGSVLLLSGGTVQSYFSGKEGLPSSSSKRPLRPGTYATARTRRTYMLPATTSRLTLGPPLFYEGRKSREAGATASRGGRTFSRDSFV; this is translated from the exons ATGACGTACAGGACGGTGGTGATGTACCTGGAGATCGGCTGCTTCGTGTCGTGTCTGTGCGGCTGGATCCTGGTGTGCTCCACGCTGCCGACGGAGTACTGGACCTTCTCCGAGGTGGGCAGCATCGTGCTGACCACCTCCAACTACTACTCCAACCTGTGGAAGGACTGCATCTCCGACACCACGGGGGTGTCCGACTGCAAGGACTACCCCTCCATGCTGGGCCTGCCGG GGTTCCTCCACGCCTGCAGAGCGCTGGCGGTCTGCTCCGTCATCACCGGCTTCTTCGGAGGAGTCCTCACCCTCGTTGGGATGAAGTGCACTAAGATCGGAGGCTCAGAGATCGCCAACGCCAGAGTGACCTTCGCCGGCGGGATCACGTACCTGGTGTCAG GATGCTGCGGGATGATCACCTACTCGTGGTGGGCCAACAAAGTCATCAGAGAATACTTGGATCCACATTTCAGGGCTCAGAA GTTTGAACTGGGAGCTGCGATCTTCATTGGCTGGGGAGGATCCGTGCTCCTGCTGAGTGGAGGCACGGTGCAGAGCTACTTCTCTGGAAAAGAAGGTCTGCCATCAAG TTCCTCTAAACGGCCCCTGAGACCCGGCACGTACGCCACGGCCCGGACCCGACGGACCTACATGCTGCCGGCCACGACCTCCAGACTCACTCTGGGGCCGCCGCTGTTCTACGAGGGCAGGAAGAGCCGAGAGGCCGGAGCCACGGCGTCGAGGGGGGGCCGCACCTTCAGCAGGGACAGCTTCGTCTGA